In Desulfovibrio desulfuricans DSM 642, the sequence CCAAAAGCATGGCGGCAGACCGTATCCAGCTCTGCGCTCAAGCCCTCTGTCTCGAAGAAATGTTGCGAGTTTCCATTCCTGAAGGGGCGCTGTTTTACGGCAAAACCCGGCGGCGGCAAGTAGTCGCTCTTGACGATGCCCTGCGGGATGAAACCCGCGCCACTATTCTTGCCGTGCAGGATTTGTTGAATAAAGGGCTTACCCCTGCGCCTCCGCCTTTGGAAATATCCAACAACATCTGCCCGGCGTGCTCGCTGAGCGACGCCTGCCTGCCCCTTGCTCCGCAGACCTCGGCAGCGAGCTATCTGCAATCCGTGCTGGAGAGCATATGAAACCGCTGCTCAATACACTGTTTGTTACAACTCAAGAAAGTTATTTGGCTAAAGACGGCGAATGCGTGGCCGTGTACCAGGGAGACGCGCTTAAAGGAAAAATCCCCATCCACACGCTTTGCGGGCTTGTGCTGTTTGGGCAGATTTCGTGCAGTCCTTTTTTGTTGGGTCACT encodes:
- the cas4 gene encoding CRISPR-associated protein Cas4 encodes the protein MHHHPPADSIPISALQHYLFCPRQCALIHLEQLWTENVYTAEGRQLHEKAHSNASESRGDCKTVSGLLLCSRALGLTGQADVVEFHRHGNVWQPYPVEYKRGRPKSMAADRIQLCAQALCLEEMLRVSIPEGALFYGKTRRRQVVALDDALRDETRATILAVQDLLNKGLTPAPPPLEISNNICPACSLSDACLPLAPQTSAASYLQSVLESI